From the genome of Candidatus Eisenbacteria bacterium:
TGAGTGGTTCGCATGGTGGAGCGGTTCACGTGCGGAAGCGCGCCGGCGTTCCGCGTTCTCAGTGTTGATGTGGCACCTGGCCGAGGAAGCGGCGCGCCACGGCGCACGACGCTTCAACGCGGGTGCCAGCGCGCAGAGCGCGAGCGTCGAGGCGTTCAAGCGCTCGCTCGGTGCCCGCACCGAGTCGGTGGGGGTGCGATGGATCACGCCGACGCACGCGTCGTCGGTCGGCCGCGCGCTGTTCGCGATTCAGCGGTGGTCGCGCAGCGCGCGTGCTCGCGGCACGCCGGAGGCCGGATTCGAGCGCGCGCCCGACATGGAACGCTCACCATGAAGATCGCGACGCTCTCGAATGCCTCGGTCGGCCACACGCGCCGCTGGGTCGAGCACTTTCGAGCGCGCGGTCACGAGGTGCGCCTGTGGTCGCTCGAGCCTGGCCCGTCGGAACTCGGTGCGATAGAGCTGCCGAATGCCCCCGTGCCAGGAGCGCTGCGCTATCCGCTCGCAGCACCGGGACTGGCCCGCGCACTCGCCGAGTTCGCTCCCGCGGTGGTCGACGCGCATTACGTGCCGAACTACGGCCTGCTCGGAGCGCTGACCGGGCGCCGTCCGCTGGTGGTGAGCGCGTGGGGCTCCGACCTGTTGATCTCGGGCTCCGCCGATGTGTTGCGACGTGCGCGCAGCCGCTGGGTGCTGAGACGCGCCGATCTGGTGATCACGGATGCGCGCAACCTGGCGGCAGCGGCGGTGCGGCTCGGGGCCCCCGCGGAGCGCGTCGCGTGCGTGCCGTGGGGCGTCGACCTGACGCGCTTTCGGCCCCGCGGCGAGCGCGAGCGCGGTCTGGTGCTCAGCACTCGGATGCACGAGCCGATCTACGACATCGAACGAATCCTCCTCGCTTTCGATCGGCTGCTGGCGCGCCATCCGCAGGCGCGACTGGTGGTGGCGGGCGACGGCTCCATGCGCCCCGAGCTGGAGCGGCTCGCGGCTCGCTGCCTGCCGGCGGGACGCTATGAGTTCATCGGCCTGCTCACTCCGGACGTCATGTCCGAGTGGCTCGCGCGCGCCGAGGTGATGGTGTCGGCCTCGCGTTCGGACTCGACCTCGATTTCGCTGCTCGAGGCGATGGCGAGCGGCGCGGTGCCGGTGGTCAGCGACATCGAGGGGAACCGCGAGTGGATCG
Proteins encoded in this window:
- a CDS encoding glycosyltransferase, giving the protein MKIATLSNASVGHTRRWVEHFRARGHEVRLWSLEPGPSELGAIELPNAPVPGALRYPLAAPGLARALAEFAPAVVDAHYVPNYGLLGALTGRRPLVVSAWGSDLLISGSADVLRRARSRWVLRRADLVITDARNLAAAAVRLGAPAERVACVPWGVDLTRFRPRGERERGLVLSTRMHEPIYDIERILLAFDRLLARHPQARLVVAGDGSMRPELERLAARCLPAGRYEFIGLLTPDVMSEWLARAEVMVSASRSDSTSISLLEAMASGAVPVVSDIEGNREWIDDGVEGRLFGPGLESLVAALDVALTDATWRERAQARARKRVVAHGDLTRNMATIEAHFERLAASRGGRGAGAPSSGARA